A genomic region of Klebsiella sp. RIT-PI-d contains the following coding sequences:
- the ydcK gene encoding YdcK family protein: MQKYRLSEHTRVYSYQDKGETCLVTLRQIIALRNFADVIAGDEGGWVDAEDALSQTGESWIYDPNSAVFGGAKIEDNARLTRSCIVSHRAIVKDNAWLDAAEVSHHAVISDNVTIQHSTVRGECQISGEARILHQSQVIAVRGLTHEHDKILKIGDRATVTDSRIIHQAQIYGDAVVNHAFIEHRAEVFDFAHLEGNEENNVWVCDCAKVYGHARLIAGTEEDAIPTLRYSSQVAENAVVEGNCVLKHHVLVGGEAWLRGGPILIDDNVVIQGRARVRGDVIIAHFIELSGDAVIEATDGEVLCLRDHKVVNGAQRITRTPLVGLL, translated from the coding sequence ATGCAAAAATACCGTCTGAGCGAGCATACCCGCGTATACAGCTATCAGGACAAGGGCGAAACCTGTCTTGTGACGCTGCGCCAGATTATTGCCCTGCGCAACTTCGCCGATGTTATTGCAGGTGATGAAGGCGGCTGGGTTGATGCAGAAGATGCGCTGAGCCAAACGGGGGAAAGCTGGATTTACGATCCCAATAGTGCGGTATTTGGTGGGGCAAAAATTGAAGATAACGCCCGACTGACGCGCAGTTGTATTGTCAGTCACCGGGCCATCGTAAAAGACAATGCGTGGCTGGATGCCGCAGAGGTCAGCCACCACGCGGTAATAAGTGACAACGTCACTATTCAACACTCAACCGTGCGCGGCGAGTGCCAGATTTCCGGCGAGGCGCGAATACTGCACCAGAGTCAGGTGATAGCCGTGCGGGGCCTGACCCACGAGCACGATAAAATCCTCAAAATCGGCGATCGCGCCACCGTCACCGACTCCCGTATTATTCATCAGGCACAAATTTACGGCGATGCTGTGGTTAACCATGCCTTTATTGAACATCGGGCTGAAGTCTTTGATTTCGCCCATCTGGAAGGCAATGAGGAAAATAATGTCTGGGTATGCGACTGCGCCAAAGTGTATGGACATGCCAGACTTATTGCCGGGACCGAAGAAGATGCCATCCCTACCCTGCGTTACAGTTCGCAGGTGGCAGAAAATGCAGTGGTTGAAGGTAATTGCGTCTTAAAACATCACGTGCTGGTCGGGGGTGAGGCCTGGCTGCGCGGCGGCCCCATTCTTATCGACGATAATGTCGTTATTCAGGGTCGTGCACGGGTGCGCGGCGACGTGATTATTGCGCATTTTATCGAGCTTAGCGGTGACGCCGTTATTGAAGCCACCGACGGCGAGGTGCTTTGCCTGCGCGATCATAAAGTCGTCAATGGCGCGCAGCGCATTACCCGCACGCCATTGGTGGGGTTACTTTAG
- the tehB gene encoding tellurite resistance methyltransferase TehB, translated as MVRDENYFSEKYGLTRTHSDVIAAAAHMSPCNALDLGCGSGRNSLWLAANGYTVTAWDRNPMSITTLENIRAAEGLDNLKSDIRDLNTLRFDGEYDFILSTVVMMFLEAQTIPGLIANMQRCTVPGGVNLIVAAMDTEDYPCTTGFPFAFKQGELRDYYRGWDFIKYNEDVGELHRTDANGQRIKLRFATMLARKPA; from the coding sequence ATGGTTCGCGATGAGAATTACTTTAGTGAAAAATATGGTCTGACCCGCACGCATTCAGATGTGATAGCCGCTGCTGCGCACATGTCGCCCTGTAATGCGCTGGATTTAGGCTGCGGCAGCGGGCGCAATAGTCTTTGGCTTGCGGCTAACGGATATACCGTCACCGCCTGGGATCGTAATCCGATGAGCATTACGACGCTGGAGAACATTCGCGCGGCAGAAGGGCTGGATAACCTCAAAAGTGACATCCGTGATCTGAACACCCTGCGTTTTGACGGCGAATACGATTTCATTCTTTCCACCGTGGTGATGATGTTCCTCGAGGCGCAGACCATTCCGGGTCTGATCGCCAATATGCAGCGTTGCACCGTCCCCGGCGGTGTTAATCTGATTGTGGCGGCCATGGATACAGAAGATTATCCTTGTACCACAGGGTTCCCCTTTGCGTTTAAGCAGGGTGAACTGCGCGACTACTACCGCGGCTGGGATTTCATAAAATACAATGAAGACGTCGGTGAACTGCACCGCACCGACGCCAACGGTCAGCGCATTAAACTGCGTTTTGCCACGATGCTGGCGCGAAAACCGGCTTAA
- the pepT gene encoding peptidase T yields MSSPLASQLTQRFFRYLAISSQSDAAATTLPTTPGQHEMARVLAAELTRFGLDDIVIDEQATVTAVKRGNVPGAPRVGFITHIDTVDVGLSPDIHPQILRFTGEDLCLNAEKDLWLRVNEHPEIQAYPDEEIIFSDGTSVLGADNKAAVTVVMTLLENLTAEHRHGDIVVAFVPDEEVGLRGAKALDLRRFAVDFAWTIDCCELGEIVYENFNAASAEIRFTGVTAHPMSAKGVLVNPLLMACDFISEFDCQQTPEHTAGKEGYVWFNGMEAVQSYAVLQASIRDFDLTGFEQRKQQIGEVAQQIAARYPTAKVEYTISDIYSNISNAIGEDRRAVDLIFEAMETLGITPKPTPMRGGTDGAALSAKGLLTPNFFTGAHNFHSKFEFLPLKSFEASYQVALQLCLLAAR; encoded by the coding sequence ATGTCTTCGCCGTTAGCCAGTCAATTAACCCAACGCTTCTTCCGCTATCTTGCTATCAGCAGTCAGAGCGATGCGGCTGCTACAACCCTGCCAACAACACCGGGTCAACACGAGATGGCACGGGTGCTGGCAGCAGAACTCACCCGCTTTGGGCTGGATGATATTGTGATCGATGAACAGGCGACGGTAACCGCGGTAAAACGCGGTAATGTGCCCGGCGCACCGCGGGTGGGCTTTATTACCCATATCGATACGGTTGATGTCGGACTGTCACCAGATATTCATCCACAAATACTGCGCTTTACTGGTGAAGATCTCTGTTTAAACGCCGAAAAAGACCTCTGGCTGAGGGTAAATGAGCATCCTGAAATTCAGGCTTACCCTGATGAAGAGATTATTTTTAGCGATGGCACCAGCGTGCTGGGCGCAGATAATAAAGCGGCGGTGACCGTAGTCATGACCCTGCTGGAGAATCTGACGGCTGAACATCGCCACGGCGATATTGTGGTGGCATTTGTGCCGGATGAAGAGGTCGGATTGCGCGGTGCGAAGGCCCTTGACTTGCGCCGCTTTGCGGTCGATTTTGCATGGACAATTGACTGCTGCGAGCTTGGGGAAATCGTGTATGAAAACTTTAATGCCGCGTCGGCCGAAATTCGCTTTACCGGCGTGACGGCGCACCCGATGTCAGCAAAAGGCGTACTGGTTAATCCGCTGTTGATGGCCTGCGATTTTATCAGTGAATTCGACTGTCAACAGACCCCGGAGCACACCGCCGGGAAAGAGGGCTATGTCTGGTTTAACGGAATGGAAGCGGTGCAGAGTTACGCGGTGCTTCAGGCCAGCATTCGTGATTTCGACCTTACCGGCTTTGAACAGCGTAAGCAGCAGATTGGTGAAGTTGCACAGCAGATCGCAGCGCGCTATCCCACGGCAAAAGTGGAATACACTATCAGCGATATTTACAGTAATATCAGTAATGCCATCGGCGAGGATCGTCGGGCGGTGGATCTGATATTCGAAGCGATGGAAACCCTCGGCATTACGCCAAAACCGACGCCAATGCGCGGCGGTACGGATGGCGCAGCGCTCTCGGCCAAAGGATTGCTTACCCCGAACTTTTTCACCGGCGCGCATAACTTCCATTCAAAATTTGAGTTTTTGCCGCTGAAATCGTTCGAGGCATCCTACCAGGTCGCGCTGCAACTCTGTCTGCTCGCCGCGCGTTAA